One Halioglobus japonicus DNA segment encodes these proteins:
- a CDS encoding sulfatase-like hydrolase/transferase, with translation MRKLIIMLFAVLLPMTAAANDRPNIIIMVADDLGWADVGFHGGDIDTPSLDRIAAEGVELSRFYTTPICSPTRAALMTGRDPIRLGVAYAVIWPWTNAGIHPEEHFMPQSFQAAGYQTAMVGKWHLGHSLQAYHPNERGFDHFYGHLHTEVGYFPPFANQGGKDFQQNGVSIEKEGYESYILADEVSRYIRDREQDKPFFIYMPFIAPHTPLEAPDDLVAKYADLEDKRGPARSRNTDESRKISRLTGQPTARPMFAAVVDGMDQAIGRVLDTLDEEGIADNTIVLFFSDNGGAAYASGGADNAPLRGGKGETWEGGIRVVSLLRWPAALEGGAKMDQIMSAMDVFPTLAEAAGVTPGNEQFELDGRSMWPAIADGKRQPREDLLFFTSETPIRGRFMFTAFNDHWKLVQEVEQGLLSATVTNHLFRISEDPNEYNNLASEYPEVVEELAGEIHYWRTLYPVAGTRSELVPPPGWRAPKDWATYPRPIEETQETSAPGMPPPYALKPLDWQHGEAGRLIYNCEPYKFAGGGLCKQ, from the coding sequence ATGCGCAAGCTGATAATTATGCTGTTCGCTGTGCTGCTGCCAATGACAGCCGCGGCGAATGACCGTCCTAATATTATCATTATGGTCGCCGATGACCTAGGCTGGGCAGACGTTGGCTTCCACGGTGGCGACATTGATACGCCGTCGCTGGACCGAATTGCCGCCGAGGGTGTGGAATTGAGCCGTTTCTACACGACCCCGATTTGCTCGCCGACCCGGGCCGCACTGATGACAGGCCGCGACCCGATTCGCCTTGGCGTCGCTTACGCGGTGATCTGGCCCTGGACGAATGCGGGCATTCATCCCGAAGAACATTTTATGCCCCAGAGTTTCCAGGCGGCCGGCTATCAGACGGCCATGGTGGGCAAGTGGCACCTGGGACACTCGCTGCAGGCCTATCACCCGAACGAACGGGGCTTTGATCACTTCTACGGTCACCTGCATACGGAAGTCGGCTATTTCCCGCCCTTTGCCAATCAGGGCGGCAAAGACTTCCAGCAAAACGGTGTCTCCATCGAAAAAGAGGGCTACGAGTCGTACATCCTCGCCGATGAGGTATCGCGCTATATCCGCGATCGTGAACAGGACAAGCCCTTCTTTATCTACATGCCGTTCATTGCACCGCACACACCGCTGGAAGCCCCCGACGATCTGGTGGCCAAGTATGCTGACCTAGAGGACAAGCGCGGTCCGGCACGCAGTCGCAATACCGATGAGTCCCGCAAGATCAGTCGCCTGACCGGCCAGCCCACTGCCAGACCCATGTTTGCCGCCGTGGTAGACGGCATGGATCAGGCCATCGGCCGGGTGCTGGACACCCTGGACGAGGAGGGGATTGCCGACAATACCATTGTGTTGTTCTTCAGTGACAACGGCGGCGCGGCTTACGCATCCGGTGGCGCCGATAACGCACCGCTGCGCGGCGGCAAGGGCGAGACCTGGGAGGGAGGCATCCGGGTGGTATCGCTGCTGCGCTGGCCTGCTGCGCTCGAGGGTGGTGCCAAGATGGATCAGATCATGAGTGCTATGGATGTTTTTCCCACGCTCGCTGAGGCTGCTGGTGTAACGCCGGGCAATGAGCAGTTTGAACTCGATGGGCGCAGCATGTGGCCGGCTATCGCTGACGGCAAGCGTCAGCCCCGTGAAGACCTGTTGTTCTTCACCTCGGAAACCCCGATTCGCGGCCGCTTCATGTTCACGGCGTTCAACGATCACTGGAAGCTGGTGCAGGAGGTGGAGCAGGGGCTATTGTCAGCCACAGTGACCAATCATCTGTTCAGGATTTCCGAGGATCCGAATGAGTACAACAACCTGGCGAGTGAATACCCGGAGGTTGTGGAGGAACTGGCCGGTGAAATTCACTACTGGCGCACCCTTTACCCTGTCGCAGGTACCCGCTCTGAACTGGTGCCACCGCCGGGCTGGCGCGCTCCCAAAGACTGGGCGACTTATCCGCGCCCCATTGAAGAGACTCAGGAGACATCGGCCCCGGGGATGCCGCCGCCCTATGCGCTCAAACCCCTGGACTGGCAGCACGGTGAAGCTGGCAGGCTTATTTACAACTGCGAGCCGTATAAGTTTGCTGGCGGCGGCCTTTGCAAGCAGTGA
- the arfB gene encoding alternative ribosome rescue aminoacyl-tRNA hydrolase ArfB codes for MTTQSPSDNTLAISNQVHLPLEEIDMQAIRAQGAGGQNVNKVSSAIHLRFDINASSLPLFYKEKLLALRDRRINNEGVLVIKAQRYRTQEKNREDALQRLQTLIRSVAVVQKTRRPTKPSRAAKRKRMDSKTKRGQVKSLRGKVTY; via the coding sequence ATGACGACCCAATCGCCTAGCGACAATACCCTGGCCATCTCCAATCAGGTCCACCTGCCACTGGAGGAGATCGACATGCAGGCGATCCGGGCCCAGGGCGCCGGCGGCCAGAACGTCAACAAGGTGTCCTCGGCTATTCATCTGCGTTTCGACATCAATGCCTCTTCACTACCGCTGTTCTACAAGGAGAAGCTCCTGGCCCTGCGTGATCGTCGCATTAACAACGAGGGCGTTTTAGTCATCAAGGCCCAGCGCTACCGAACCCAGGAAAAGAACCGCGAGGATGCGCTGCAGCGTCTGCAAACGCTGATCCGTTCTGTCGCAGTGGTACAAAAAACCCGCCGCCCCACTAAGCCAAGCCGCGCCGCCAAACGTAAACGTATGGACAGCAAGACAAAACGCGGCCAGGTGAAATCACTGCGCGGCAAGGTAACGTACTAG
- a CDS encoding energy-coupling factor ABC transporter permease has translation MYLDIALIPDEIAWAATILAAIGLAALVRTAEWRALAVPLRQHLVLGSLLGLVALWMISVRTFDGLWLHLLGVTAVTLLIGLRFTLMVGAIACGVHALLIEQPLAGAPVAWLVNVVVPAGVTRLLVQWLSERPQSNLFIYLLGAGFGGGVLASFALVAASLFILSMAGQTNYVSGALENWPMIALIAFPEGFINGMILSVIVVLNPEAVKNFDSDKYLGEG, from the coding sequence ATGTATCTGGATATCGCCCTTATACCCGACGAAATCGCCTGGGCGGCGACGATTCTGGCAGCCATTGGGCTGGCTGCTCTGGTGCGCACGGCCGAGTGGCGCGCACTTGCCGTTCCCTTGCGTCAGCACCTGGTACTGGGCAGCCTGCTGGGCCTGGTAGCACTGTGGATGATCTCGGTGCGCACCTTTGACGGTCTCTGGCTGCATTTACTGGGCGTCACCGCCGTTACGTTGCTTATTGGTCTGCGATTTACCCTGATGGTGGGCGCCATAGCGTGTGGCGTTCACGCACTGTTAATTGAGCAACCGCTGGCAGGTGCGCCAGTGGCGTGGCTGGTAAATGTCGTTGTGCCTGCAGGGGTTACCCGACTGCTGGTGCAGTGGCTCAGCGAACGCCCCCAGAGCAACCTGTTTATCTACTTGCTGGGCGCAGGGTTCGGCGGCGGTGTGCTCGCCTCATTCGCACTGGTCGCCGCAAGCCTGTTTATCCTCAGCATGGCCGGCCAGACCAACTACGTCAGTGGCGCGCTGGAAAACTGGCCTATGATTGCGCTCATTGCGTTCCCGGAGGGCTTCATCAACGGCATGATTTTGAGTGTCATTGTGGTGCTGAACCCGGAAGCGGTAAAAAACTTTGATTCTGATAAATACCTCGGAGAAGGGTAA
- a CDS encoding glycosyltransferase family 2 protein gives MSCSTKPLASLITPTLNLEKFLALQTQTLKDQTYSNIEWLVHDSSDAASETLSTSDDTRIRYYHQPGEMSIGSKRNFLIGEAQGDVIIHLDDDDFYAPTYVETMVEALEQGHDLVKLSGFFLYSSVYRKLGYWDLSSEDDYCQIWSAGPLGLARKDLSNTHVHKEAYWGYGFSYAYRRHVAEQIPFPDKNWSEDTTFILEAIEQFNCHAMKDQEGLVLQILHESNTSKSYPQHSMPGFAVAQFFPGVHPGFL, from the coding sequence ATGTCCTGTTCCACCAAACCCCTTGCAAGCCTTATCACCCCGACCCTGAACCTGGAAAAATTTCTCGCGCTGCAAACGCAGACTCTCAAAGACCAGACCTATTCCAACATCGAGTGGCTGGTTCACGATAGCAGCGACGCTGCGAGCGAAACGCTCTCGACAAGCGACGATACGCGCATCAGGTACTACCACCAGCCGGGTGAAATGAGCATCGGTAGCAAGCGTAATTTCCTGATTGGAGAAGCTCAAGGCGACGTCATCATCCATCTGGACGACGATGACTTTTACGCGCCAACGTACGTGGAAACCATGGTCGAAGCACTCGAGCAGGGCCACGATCTGGTCAAACTCAGTGGTTTCTTCCTGTATAGCAGCGTTTACCGCAAGCTGGGTTACTGGGACCTGAGCAGCGAAGATGACTATTGCCAGATCTGGTCTGCGGGCCCTCTGGGCCTGGCACGTAAGGATCTGAGTAATACACACGTCCACAAAGAGGCGTACTGGGGTTATGGCTTCAGCTATGCCTACCGGCGACACGTCGCCGAGCAAATTCCTTTTCCAGACAAAAACTGGTCAGAGGACACGACCTTTATTCTCGAGGCGATCGAGCAATTCAACTGCCACGCGATGAAGGACCAGGAAGGCCTGGTGCTGCAAATACTGCATGAATCCAATACCAGTAAAAGCTATCCACAGCACTCCATGCCCGGGTTTGCCGTAGCGCAATTTTTCCCGGGCGTTCATCCCGGCTTTCTTTAG
- a CDS encoding ArsR/SmtB family transcription factor codes for MKNNTTLSLEEAAKALKELGHPVRLSIYRQLVRAGADGTPVGTVQAQLDIPGSTLTHHLSGLVSAGLVTQRREGRTLYCVAQYEELDALIDYLQEECCAGS; via the coding sequence ATGAAAAACAACACGACTCTCTCCCTCGAGGAGGCTGCCAAGGCGCTCAAAGAGTTGGGCCACCCGGTACGGCTTTCCATTTATCGGCAACTGGTGCGAGCGGGGGCCGATGGCACGCCAGTGGGCACTGTGCAGGCGCAGCTGGATATTCCTGGCTCAACGCTTACCCATCATCTTTCGGGGCTGGTATCCGCGGGGCTGGTGACGCAACGCCGTGAGGGGCGAACGCTTTATTGTGTGGCGCAGTATGAAGAGCTCGACGCGCTCATCGACTACCTGCAGGAAGAGTGTTGCGCCGGCAGTTGA
- a CDS encoding permease — translation MQMLQEAMHMFLFLSVELTLLYLIISYGVGLLQHHLGPERIQSILASRGGRGYFIAALLGAITPFCSCSTIPFLKGLLRAQAGFGTMMVFLFASPLLNPIIIGLFVVTFGIKVATTYFAIAMVSSIVAGIVLEKLGFERYIKAEAYMAPQASGCSASCGAQQAVPSKWRVIWDATWADFKKALPYLAGGIAVGSFIYGFMPSDLVASVASEDNPWAIPVAAVIGIPLYIRAEAVIPLSAALAAKGMGLGAVMALIIGSAGASLTEVILLKSLFRNALVAAFVAVILSMAIGAGFFYQWAF, via the coding sequence ATGCAAATGCTTCAAGAAGCCATGCACATGTTCCTGTTCCTCAGTGTGGAATTGACCCTGTTGTACCTGATCATCAGCTACGGTGTGGGATTACTGCAGCATCACCTGGGACCGGAGCGTATTCAGTCCATCCTCGCCTCGCGGGGCGGTCGCGGTTACTTTATCGCCGCTTTACTGGGTGCAATTACGCCCTTCTGTTCCTGCTCGACCATTCCCTTTCTCAAGGGACTGCTGCGCGCACAGGCCGGCTTTGGCACCATGATGGTGTTCCTGTTTGCCTCGCCCCTGCTAAACCCGATCATCATCGGCTTGTTTGTGGTGACTTTCGGTATCAAGGTCGCGACCACCTATTTCGCCATTGCCATGGTGTCGTCGATTGTGGCCGGTATTGTCCTGGAGAAGCTGGGATTCGAGCGGTACATAAAGGCAGAGGCCTATATGGCACCCCAGGCTTCCGGATGCAGCGCCAGCTGTGGCGCTCAGCAGGCAGTGCCCAGTAAGTGGCGGGTCATCTGGGATGCCACCTGGGCTGACTTCAAGAAAGCCCTTCCCTACCTGGCGGGCGGCATCGCGGTCGGTTCCTTTATCTACGGTTTCATGCCCTCAGACCTGGTCGCCAGTGTCGCGAGCGAAGACAACCCCTGGGCGATCCCTGTCGCCGCGGTCATCGGCATACCGCTCTACATCCGCGCGGAAGCCGTGATCCCCCTGAGCGCTGCCCTCGCGGCAAAAGGCATGGGGCTGGGTGCGGTAATGGCACTGATTATTGGCAGCGCAGGGGCCAGTCTGACAGAGGTTATTCTGTTGAAGTCACTGTTCCGCAATGCGCTGGTCGCAGCCTTTGTCGCCGTCATCCTGTCCATGGCCATTGGAGCAGGCTTCTTCTACCAATGGGCGTTCTAA
- a CDS encoding TonB-dependent receptor produces MNRTTLPPVLLSLAFSFASGPIAAQILEEVVVTATKRATGLMDTPLAVSAYDSSALDNFGIDNGQDLASRTPSLSITGTPSKISLRGVGRPNNALGSDPGVAIYTDGVYNTEAALMEYNNLFDLERVEVLRGPQGTLYGRNAVGGAIKLVTMGPSPTWRSKVIAELGNYDYQVLQGVMSGPITDQLSMVVSGSTITRDGYQEEVTRGEEFDDRDTQTLRASFKFHWTHNWYSQIQATKVKLDRTPSIGYRPLDFSTDYVQPVTDIDTGAVLNLPGTFPGQNFVNPHQDYPQPNAAVRDESKTQADVTPSEATDTQGAWLLNEVAFGDYRVKYLAAYSEYEYDRYVDNDAINGDLSNFNWDNLFLFGLPVSALTGISQTSPRMTDTIAQQADFTSHDLQLYSELPGNLNFVAGLYYYRSDENQYFAVEEENDDIMAVYQFLGDLVGRNTSDENWLYEGQSQLITTSKAAYGQADWDFTDALSLTAGLRYSQDDKRGGDTTFVQWVGDGYISRDVEDDWDSVDWRLGLNWRPLTGQLFYSTLATGYRSGGFNLMKPTASTDVDEVAPEDLLSFEVGYKGALLDGQLRLSGAAYYYDYQDLQVIRQDVVNGVGVRTFENAEEATAWGLELEAASQLSELISVGGNWSYNRTRYGDFYSKDANACALGPLAQGNSQNPLCTDEQNLEGNTFPLTPEHKLNLYALLNWTWNDIDMQYMLNYMYVGEQYMSPFNLDEYDLVDAWDRWDTQLGLSWDTWTITAWVRNLRDERNWVFRERPGTVSRNLGVSSELTPPRTYGLRLEYQL; encoded by the coding sequence ATGAACCGTACAACATTGCCGCCAGTCCTGCTTAGTCTGGCGTTCTCCTTTGCCAGTGGCCCGATCGCTGCGCAAATACTCGAAGAGGTGGTGGTCACCGCCACCAAACGCGCCACTGGGCTGATGGACACTCCCTTGGCCGTCTCCGCCTATGACAGTAGTGCGCTGGACAATTTTGGTATCGACAACGGCCAGGACCTAGCATCGCGCACACCTTCCCTGAGCATTACCGGCACCCCGAGCAAAATCAGCCTGCGCGGTGTGGGTCGCCCCAACAATGCGCTGGGCTCCGACCCGGGGGTCGCGATTTATACCGACGGTGTTTACAACACTGAAGCCGCGCTGATGGAATACAACAACCTCTTCGATCTGGAGCGCGTGGAGGTTTTGCGCGGCCCACAGGGCACGCTGTACGGCCGCAATGCCGTAGGTGGCGCCATCAAGCTGGTAACCATGGGCCCTTCCCCTACCTGGCGCAGCAAGGTGATTGCCGAACTTGGCAACTACGATTATCAGGTACTGCAGGGCGTGATGAGCGGCCCAATTACCGACCAGCTCTCCATGGTTGTCTCAGGGTCGACGATTACCCGCGACGGCTATCAGGAAGAGGTCACCCGGGGCGAAGAGTTTGATGACCGTGACACCCAGACACTGCGGGCTTCGTTCAAATTCCACTGGACTCACAACTGGTACTCACAAATTCAGGCCACCAAGGTCAAACTCGACCGCACCCCCTCAATTGGTTACCGCCCCCTGGACTTCAGCACTGACTACGTGCAACCCGTTACTGACATCGACACCGGTGCCGTACTCAACCTACCGGGCACATTTCCCGGCCAGAACTTTGTCAATCCTCATCAGGATTATCCGCAGCCCAACGCCGCGGTGCGCGACGAGAGTAAAACCCAGGCAGATGTAACGCCCTCTGAAGCGACCGATACCCAGGGTGCCTGGCTACTCAATGAGGTAGCCTTTGGCGACTACCGCGTTAAGTACCTCGCAGCCTACTCAGAGTACGAATACGACCGCTACGTCGACAACGATGCGATAAATGGCGATCTGTCGAATTTCAACTGGGACAATCTGTTTCTGTTCGGCCTGCCGGTATCGGCGCTCACCGGCATCAGCCAGACCAGCCCGCGCATGACCGATACCATTGCCCAACAAGCCGACTTCACCTCACACGATTTACAGCTGTATTCGGAATTGCCCGGCAACCTCAATTTTGTGGCCGGTCTTTACTATTATCGCAGCGATGAAAACCAGTACTTTGCCGTCGAGGAAGAAAACGACGACATCATGGCGGTCTACCAGTTTCTCGGTGACCTGGTGGGCCGCAATACCAGCGACGAGAACTGGCTTTACGAGGGCCAGTCACAACTGATTACCACATCGAAAGCGGCCTATGGCCAGGCAGACTGGGACTTTACTGATGCGCTTAGCCTGACTGCGGGCCTCCGCTATTCACAGGACGACAAGCGCGGCGGCGATACCACCTTCGTTCAGTGGGTCGGCGACGGCTATATCTCCAGAGATGTCGAGGACGACTGGGATAGCGTCGACTGGCGCCTTGGGCTGAATTGGCGTCCCCTCACCGGCCAGCTGTTCTACTCCACCCTGGCCACGGGATATCGCAGCGGTGGGTTCAACCTGATGAAACCCACCGCCTCCACAGACGTGGACGAGGTCGCGCCCGAGGACCTGCTTTCTTTTGAGGTCGGTTATAAAGGTGCGCTGCTCGACGGGCAGCTGCGCCTGTCCGGGGCGGCGTATTACTACGACTATCAGGATCTGCAAGTCATCCGTCAGGATGTCGTGAATGGCGTGGGCGTGCGGACATTTGAAAATGCCGAGGAGGCCACCGCCTGGGGCCTTGAACTGGAAGCCGCCAGCCAGCTGAGTGAACTGATCAGCGTGGGCGGTAACTGGTCCTACAACCGGACCCGCTACGGTGATTTCTATTCCAAGGATGCCAACGCCTGTGCGCTGGGGCCGCTGGCCCAGGGCAACAGCCAGAATCCATTGTGCACCGATGAGCAGAACCTCGAGGGCAATACGTTTCCGCTAACCCCCGAGCACAAGCTCAATCTCTATGCGCTACTCAACTGGACCTGGAACGACATAGACATGCAGTACATGCTGAACTACATGTATGTGGGTGAACAGTACATGTCGCCATTTAACCTGGATGAATACGATCTGGTGGATGCCTGGGACCGCTGGGATACGCAACTGGGACTCAGCTGGGACACCTGGACGATCACCGCGTGGGTCAGAAACCTACGCGATGAACGCAACTGGGTATTTCGAGAGCGGCCGGGTACTGTCAGCCGCAATCTGGGAGTGAGTAGCGAGCTCACCCCGCCGAGAACCTACGGGCTGCGGCTGGAATACCAGCTCTGA
- a CDS encoding glucose 1-dehydrogenase, which translates to MQRLAGKVAIVTGGANGMGEATVRTFVENGAKVVIGDIAEQQGQALADELGDAAVFLRMDVTSEADWAAAVAAAEQLGTLNVLVNNAAILHIASITDTTPEDYMRVVSVNQLSAFLGIRAVIPSMKAAGVGSIINVSSIDGLHSQAGLSAYSSTKWALRGLTKSAAIELGQYNIRVNTVHPGGIFTQMGGKGAIEEEDINRTIYNKMPIPRVGQPEEVAAVTLFLATNEASYSTGSEFVADGGWFAGQLGNGMPTA; encoded by the coding sequence ATGCAGCGTTTAGCAGGTAAGGTCGCCATTGTCACCGGTGGCGCCAATGGTATGGGTGAAGCGACAGTGCGTACGTTCGTCGAGAACGGCGCCAAGGTTGTCATCGGTGATATCGCCGAGCAGCAGGGACAGGCCCTTGCCGATGAGTTGGGAGACGCTGCGGTCTTCCTGCGCATGGACGTGACCTCAGAGGCAGACTGGGCTGCAGCGGTTGCCGCCGCCGAACAACTGGGCACCCTCAATGTCCTGGTAAACAACGCCGCAATTCTGCACATTGCCTCGATCACTGATACCACGCCGGAAGACTACATGCGGGTGGTGAGCGTGAATCAGCTCAGCGCCTTCCTGGGAATCCGGGCGGTGATTCCTTCGATGAAGGCCGCGGGTGTCGGTTCCATCATCAATGTATCCTCCATTGACGGCTTGCATTCGCAAGCGGGTCTTAGCGCCTATTCCTCGACCAAGTGGGCTCTGCGCGGTCTGACCAAGTCGGCAGCGATTGAACTGGGCCAGTACAATATTCGTGTGAATACCGTGCATCCCGGTGGCATCTTTACCCAGATGGGCGGCAAGGGTGCTATTGAAGAAGAAGACATCAATCGCACCATCTACAACAAGATGCCGATTCCCCGGGTGGGACAGCCGGAAGAAGTCGCGGCAGTCACTCTGTTCCTGGCCACGAATGAGGCCAGCTATAGCACCGGGTCTGAATTTGTCGCCGATGGCGGCTGGTTTGCCGGTCAACTCGGCAATGGCATGCCCACTGCCTGA
- a CDS encoding M20/M25/M40 family metallo-hydrolase has translation MRYFKLFSGLAAGLLLTGQTLAQGPTPAQLAKSEELAQWALGQHLGYEIVESLTTEVGPRLAGTEAEERARNWAVAKLKKLGFKNVRVEYFDLPVWERGLERAEILEPYPQPLVIIGLGGSTSTGHQGVEGDVVGYPSLAALRAAEADELKGKIAYIGEVMTRTQDGSGYGVAGQKRREAAYVAKEKGAVAVLIRSVGTTSNRFAHTGQMRRVTSQPIPDGVPAAALAAPDADQLERILDSGETVRIHFLLTPESRPAGRSGNVIAEIPGKKKPEEIVLLGAHLDSWDMATGAVDDGAGVGIVVAAAKHLMDETKRPDRTVRVVLFGAEEVGLVGGKAYVEAHKDELAQHVIASESDFGAGRIWRFETRAGEGRIEAAQALGHGVKKLGAAPGGNTASGGPDLLFMRQAGVPVVTLKQNGWDYFDLHHTPNDTLDKIDPDDLAHNVAAWLSFVYLAANTGEYYR, from the coding sequence ATGCGTTACTTCAAGCTTTTCTCTGGCCTGGCGGCCGGACTGTTGTTAACAGGCCAAACTCTGGCCCAGGGGCCCACACCGGCCCAACTGGCCAAGTCAGAGGAGTTGGCGCAGTGGGCGCTGGGGCAGCACCTCGGCTATGAAATCGTCGAATCGCTGACCACGGAAGTGGGCCCACGGCTCGCCGGCACCGAGGCGGAAGAGCGGGCCCGGAACTGGGCGGTGGCCAAACTCAAAAAGCTGGGCTTTAAAAATGTTCGGGTGGAGTACTTCGACCTTCCTGTGTGGGAGCGCGGGCTGGAGCGAGCTGAAATCCTTGAGCCTTACCCGCAGCCGCTGGTCATTATTGGCCTTGGTGGCAGCACCTCAACAGGGCACCAGGGCGTTGAAGGCGATGTCGTCGGCTATCCCAGCCTCGCCGCTCTCAGAGCCGCTGAAGCAGACGAGTTGAAGGGCAAGATTGCTTATATCGGCGAGGTTATGACCCGCACCCAGGATGGCTCAGGCTATGGCGTGGCGGGGCAGAAACGCCGTGAAGCCGCCTATGTTGCCAAGGAGAAGGGCGCAGTTGCCGTGCTGATCCGCAGCGTCGGGACTACCAGCAATCGCTTCGCCCATACCGGACAAATGCGCCGGGTAACCAGTCAGCCGATTCCTGATGGCGTCCCCGCGGCGGCATTGGCCGCCCCGGATGCCGACCAGTTGGAGCGCATTCTCGACAGCGGCGAAACCGTTCGAATTCATTTTTTGTTGACGCCTGAGAGCCGTCCCGCGGGGCGCTCGGGCAATGTCATTGCCGAGATTCCCGGCAAGAAGAAACCAGAAGAGATTGTGCTGCTTGGCGCGCACCTGGATTCCTGGGATATGGCCACCGGCGCTGTGGATGACGGCGCTGGTGTAGGTATTGTGGTCGCTGCGGCGAAGCACCTGATGGACGAGACCAAGCGCCCTGATCGCACTGTGCGGGTGGTATTGTTTGGTGCCGAAGAAGTCGGTCTGGTGGGGGGGAAAGCGTACGTGGAGGCCCATAAGGACGAGTTGGCCCAGCATGTGATTGCCTCCGAGTCAGACTTTGGCGCCGGCCGTATCTGGCGCTTCGAAACGCGTGCCGGTGAAGGCCGCATCGAAGCCGCGCAGGCGCTGGGCCACGGCGTGAAGAAGCTCGGTGCTGCGCCCGGCGGCAATACCGCCAGTGGTGGCCCGGATCTGTTGTTTATGCGTCAGGCCGGTGTTCCCGTGGTTACGCTCAAGCAGAATGGCTGGGACTATTTCGACCTGCACCACACGCCCAATGACACCCTGGATAAGATCGACCCCGACGATCTGGCCCACAACGTGGCGGCCTGGTTGAGTTTCGTATACCTGGCGGCAAATACCGGCGAATACTATCGCTGA
- a CDS encoding phosphate-starvation-inducible PsiE family protein gives MSEEETVRKEIHEEFPEEHPDPLIRQLHHVIRVAVKFMSVLMAIVILLGVADVIWVLYERLSTPPYGLLQVADIFQVFGAFMVVLIAIEIFINIRLYLGTNTLPIKLVLATALMAIARKVIVLDLNNVDAIYVFGIAAVVLALGVTYYLVGRTSKYFASDSTVSSD, from the coding sequence ATGAGCGAGGAGGAAACGGTCAGAAAGGAAATCCACGAGGAATTTCCCGAGGAGCATCCTGACCCGCTGATCCGTCAGCTGCATCATGTTATCCGGGTGGCGGTTAAATTCATGTCGGTGCTGATGGCTATCGTCATTCTGCTGGGCGTCGCCGATGTGATCTGGGTGCTATACGAGCGCCTGAGCACACCGCCCTATGGACTGCTGCAAGTTGCGGATATCTTCCAGGTATTCGGTGCCTTCATGGTGGTGCTGATTGCCATCGAGATATTTATCAACATCCGGCTTTACCTGGGTACCAATACATTGCCGATCAAACTCGTGCTGGCCACCGCCCTGATGGCGATTGCGCGGAAAGTCATTGTGCTCGACCTGAACAACGTCGACGCTATCTATGTCTTTGGTATTGCTGCAGTGGTGCTGGCGCTTGGTGTGACCTATTACCTAGTTGGTAGAACGTCAAAATACTTTGCCTCAGACTCCACCGTATCCTCAGACTGA